In Pectobacterium aroidearum, the following are encoded in one genomic region:
- a CDS encoding GntR family transcriptional regulator has translation MRAGTQKSSKDRPEALAERVYQTLKNDIFDFHLMPGDRFSENEIAERMSVSRTPVRQALFWLEREGYVEVYFRSGWQVRPFDFAYFEELYDFRIVLEREAIRRLCGMPPGRCTELLADLKRFWIEEPRLDDGKTVSRYDEGFHRGLVTAAGNSEIARVHGELTEKIRIIRRLDFTREDRIDATYKEHARILLAILQQHTEEAQRILTDHISVSKAEVRKITLHMLQQARPQSVSTQPVSTQSAPTQSVSTEVAPPDASHDSILTQHDLRANK, from the coding sequence ATGCGAGCAGGCACACAAAAGAGCAGCAAAGATCGCCCGGAAGCGCTGGCGGAGCGGGTCTATCAAACGCTGAAAAACGACATTTTCGACTTTCACCTGATGCCGGGCGATCGCTTTAGTGAAAATGAAATTGCCGAGCGGATGTCGGTCAGTCGCACGCCGGTGCGTCAGGCGCTGTTCTGGCTGGAGCGGGAAGGCTATGTCGAAGTCTATTTCCGCAGCGGCTGGCAGGTTCGTCCGTTTGATTTCGCCTATTTTGAAGAACTGTATGACTTCCGCATCGTACTGGAGCGGGAAGCCATTCGGCGACTGTGTGGGATGCCGCCGGGGCGCTGCACCGAGCTATTGGCTGACCTGAAACGCTTCTGGATTGAGGAACCGCGTCTGGATGACGGCAAGACCGTCTCCCGCTACGACGAAGGATTTCACCGGGGACTGGTGACGGCGGCGGGCAACAGCGAAATAGCGCGAGTTCACGGTGAGCTGACGGAGAAAATCCGCATTATTCGTCGTCTTGATTTCACCCGTGAGGATCGTATCGACGCGACCTATAAAGAACACGCCCGCATCCTGCTGGCGATATTGCAACAGCACACTGAGGAGGCGCAGCGCATTCTGACCGACCACATTTCCGTCAGTAAGGCCGAGGTCAGGAAAATTACCTTACACATGTTACAGCAGGCGCGGCCTCAATCTGTTTCAACGCAACCTGTTTCAACGCAATCGGCTCCAACGCAATCCGTTTCAACGGAAGTGGCTCCACCTGACGCATCACACGATTCCATTCTTACTCAACACGACTTAAGGGCTAATAAATGA
- the urtD gene encoding urea ABC transporter ATP-binding protein UrtD, with protein sequence MTEPVSVSSVAAPPVASQTQFAQRHPSDRHRHQTDPVLQLDKINVSFDGFRALTDLSLQIGVGELRCIIGPNGAGKTTLMDVITGKTRPDRGKVFYDQFTDLTTLSPVDIARAGIGRKFQKPTVFEALTVFENLEIALKTDKSVWASLRARLNGEQRDRIDETLTLLRLGHERQRPAGLLSHGQKQFLEIGMLLVQEPHLLLLDEPAAGMTDAETAYTAELFRSLAGKHSLMVVEHDMGFVESIADHVTVLHQGQVLAEGSLREVQANEQVIDVYLGR encoded by the coding sequence ATGACTGAGCCTGTATCTGTATCCTCAGTGGCGGCACCGCCGGTTGCTTCACAGACCCAATTTGCTCAGCGACACCCGTCAGATCGCCATCGGCACCAGACCGATCCGGTGCTGCAACTCGACAAGATTAATGTGAGTTTTGACGGTTTTCGGGCGTTGACCGATCTCTCGTTGCAGATTGGCGTGGGGGAATTACGTTGCATCATCGGCCCTAACGGCGCGGGGAAAACCACGCTGATGGATGTCATTACCGGTAAAACGCGGCCGGATCGCGGTAAGGTGTTTTACGATCAGTTCACTGACCTGACGACACTATCGCCAGTGGACATTGCCCGTGCGGGAATAGGGCGGAAATTCCAAAAACCGACGGTGTTTGAAGCGCTGACGGTGTTCGAAAATCTCGAAATCGCATTGAAAACGGATAAATCGGTGTGGGCAAGCCTGCGTGCCAGGCTGAACGGCGAACAACGTGACCGGATTGACGAGACGCTGACGCTGTTGCGGCTCGGCCACGAACGGCAGCGGCCTGCGGGGCTGTTGTCGCACGGGCAAAAACAGTTTCTGGAGATCGGCATGCTGTTGGTTCAGGAACCGCATCTGCTGTTGCTCGATGAACCCGCAGCCGGGATGACTGACGCAGAAACCGCCTATACCGCCGAGCTGTTCCGCAGCCTGGCAGGCAAACACTCGCTGATGGTAGTGGAACACGATATGGGCTTTGTCGAGAGTATTGCTGACCACGTTACGGTGTTGCATCAGGGACAGGTGCTGGCGGAAGGCTCGCTGCGCGAGGTGCAGGCGAATGAGCAGGTCATTGACGTTTATCTGGGGCGCTAA
- the urtE gene encoding urea ABC transporter ATP-binding subunit UrtE — MLEISELNQYYGGSHILRGLSFEVNPGEITCLLGRNGVGKTTLLKCLMGLIPAKSGTIRWQGEAINTRKPYQRVQSGIAYVPQGREIFPRLTVEENLLMGLSRFPGKQARQVPDEIYQLFPVLDEMKQRRGGDLSGGQQQQLAIGRALACKPQLLILDEPTEGIQPSVIKEIGAVIRQLAQRGDMAILLVEQFYDFAAELADSYLVMSRGEIIQRGRGETMEQDGVRGLVAI; from the coding sequence ATGTTAGAGATTTCAGAACTGAATCAATATTATGGCGGTAGTCACATTCTGCGCGGCTTATCTTTTGAGGTAAATCCCGGCGAAATTACCTGCCTGTTAGGGCGCAATGGCGTGGGGAAAACCACGCTGCTGAAATGTTTGATGGGGCTGATTCCGGCGAAGTCTGGCACGATTCGCTGGCAGGGCGAAGCGATCAATACGCGCAAGCCCTATCAGCGTGTGCAGTCTGGCATTGCCTATGTGCCGCAGGGGCGAGAGATTTTTCCTCGCCTGACGGTAGAAGAAAATCTACTGATGGGACTGTCGCGCTTTCCGGGCAAACAGGCGCGGCAAGTGCCGGATGAGATCTACCAGCTTTTCCCGGTGCTGGACGAAATGAAGCAGCGACGCGGCGGCGATTTGTCTGGAGGGCAACAGCAACAGTTGGCGATCGGGCGGGCGCTGGCCTGTAAACCACAGTTGCTGATTCTGGATGAACCGACAGAAGGCATACAGCCGTCGGTGATCAAAGAGATTGGCGCGGTGATTCGCCAACTGGCGCAGCGTGGCGATATGGCGATTCTGCTGGTTGAGCAGTTTTACGACTTCGCCGCCGAACTTGCCGATAGCTATCTGGTGATGTCACGCGGGGAAATTATACAGCGTGGGCGAGGTGAAACGATGGAACAGGACGGCGTACGGGGACTGGTCGCGATTTAA
- a CDS encoding amino acid ABC transporter ATP-binding protein, translating into MSEAIDYFAHTRTTAQPQAESARGLIEIRNVAKHFGQHKALEDINLTLAPGSVTVILGPSGSGKSTLLRTINHLERVDEGFIRIDGDYIGYRRKGNTLYELKEKDVLRQRINVGYVFQNFNLFPHLSVLENIIEAPLAHKLYSRQEAEDIAFTLLESVGLRHKAQSYPRHLSGGQQQRVAIARALALKPKVMLFDEPTSALDPELVGEVLDVIKSLARSGVTLVVVTHEIGFAREVADRVVFMVDGKIVESGDSWQVLNHPRHPRTINFLNKVL; encoded by the coding sequence ATGTCTGAAGCTATCGACTACTTTGCTCACACACGCACCACCGCTCAGCCACAGGCAGAAAGCGCGCGTGGGCTGATTGAGATTCGCAACGTGGCGAAGCATTTTGGTCAACACAAAGCGCTGGAGGATATCAATCTGACGCTGGCGCCCGGTTCCGTCACGGTAATCCTCGGCCCATCCGGTTCGGGGAAATCCACGCTGCTACGCACGATTAACCATCTTGAACGCGTAGATGAAGGGTTTATCCGCATCGACGGCGACTACATCGGCTATCGCCGCAAAGGGAATACGCTCTATGAATTGAAAGAAAAGGACGTGCTGCGTCAGCGTATCAACGTCGGTTATGTGTTTCAGAACTTCAATCTGTTCCCCCACCTTTCCGTGTTGGAAAACATCATTGAAGCACCGCTGGCACATAAGCTGTATTCACGTCAGGAGGCGGAAGATATCGCCTTTACCCTGTTGGAAAGCGTCGGTCTGCGTCACAAGGCGCAATCTTATCCCCGCCACCTTTCCGGTGGTCAGCAGCAGCGCGTCGCCATCGCCCGCGCGCTGGCGCTTAAGCCGAAAGTGATGCTGTTTGATGAACCGACGTCCGCGCTCGATCCCGAACTGGTCGGCGAGGTGCTGGACGTAATCAAATCACTTGCCCGCTCCGGCGTGACGCTGGTTGTCGTCACACATGAAATCGGCTTTGCGCGCGAAGTGGCCGATCGCGTGGTGTTTATGGTCGATGGCAAAATCGTCGAAAGCGGCGATTCCTGGCAGGTGCTGAACCATCCCCGTCACCCGCGGACAATCAACTTTTTGAATAAGGTGCTGTAA
- the uca gene encoding urea carboxylase: MFKTVLIANRGEIACRAIRTLKRLGITSVAIYSDADKNAQHVKEADIAVPIGGEKASDSYLCIDKVLAAAQQAGAEAVWPGYGFLSESLPFAAACEKAGIAFVGPTAQQIGEFGLKHRARELAAAAGVPMTPGTPLLASLEDALSAAEDIGYPVMLKSTAGGGGIGLTRCADAVALQAAWESVRRLGEQFFSDAGVFLERCIDRARHVEVQIFGDGKGRVVALGERDCSLQRRNQKVVEETPAPHLPDATRAALLASAVKLGELVNYRSAGTVEYIYDAERDAFFFLEVNTRLQVEHPVTECVTGLDLVECMLRVAADEALDWTPLTQAPRGAAIEVRLYAEDPLKNFQPSPGVLTEVAFPDGVRVDGWVSTGTEVSSYYDPMIAKLIVHAENRELALEKMQQALNATRLHGIATNLDYLRQIVATDAFRNGTVWTRMLDSFTPSASVIEVIQPGTWSSVQDYPGRLGYWDIGVPPSGPMDDFAFRLANRIVGNDEAAAGLEFTLQGPTLRFHCEAVIALTGADCPAILDGEKVPYWQPVTVTAGQTLTLGRAQSGCRTYLAVRNGIDVPQYLGSRSTFALGEFGGHAGRTLRVADMLAISQPHLPACTTPAPVSAPQAVDAALIPQYGDAWRIGVLYGPHGAPDFFTHAAIDEFFAAEWQVHYNSNRLGVRLVGPKPTWTRANGGEAGLHPSNVHDCEYAIGAVNFTGDFPVILTRDGPSLGGFVCPVTIAKAELWKVGQVKPGDRIRFHPISADEALALEQAQSDCVSSLGAAHAPAFDVPSLATTEHGSATVLAAVPATATTPAAVYRQAGDNYILIEYGENVLDLALRLRVHLLMAAIRASETAGIEELSPGVRSLQVRYDSRVLRQRALLDVLLHLESQLGDVSQMTVPSRIVHLPMAFEDSATLGAVERYRETVRASAPWLPNNVDFIQRINGLASRDDVRDIIFDASYLILGLGDVYLGAPCAVPVDPRHRLLSSKYNPARTFTAEGTVGIGGMYMCIYGMDSPGGYQLVGRTLPIWNKFLKNDQFITGEPWLLRFFDQVRFYPVSEAELTALRDDFREGRAAIRIEETEFDFAEHSRFLTDQADDIAAFRQRQATAFETEVALWQQEDESAPQEIVSTAPVENDESAFQVSADMNGNIWKVLVNVGDAIEAGQPLIIVEAMKMELTISAPQSGRVKRIGCQPGRPVSPGDALLWLE, from the coding sequence ATGTTTAAGACCGTACTGATCGCTAACCGCGGTGAAATTGCCTGCCGCGCCATACGCACGCTGAAGCGTTTGGGGATAACCAGCGTAGCGATTTATTCCGATGCGGATAAAAACGCACAGCATGTGAAAGAGGCAGACATTGCCGTACCCATTGGCGGCGAGAAGGCCAGCGACAGCTATTTGTGTATCGATAAGGTACTGGCCGCCGCACAGCAGGCGGGGGCAGAGGCTGTCTGGCCGGGGTACGGTTTTCTGTCAGAGAGCCTGCCGTTTGCCGCCGCGTGTGAAAAGGCCGGCATTGCGTTTGTCGGGCCAACCGCCCAGCAAATTGGCGAATTCGGTCTGAAGCACCGCGCCCGTGAATTGGCGGCCGCGGCGGGGGTACCGATGACGCCGGGAACGCCGCTACTGGCTTCGCTGGAGGATGCGCTGTCCGCTGCCGAAGACATCGGCTATCCGGTCATGCTGAAAAGTACCGCCGGGGGCGGCGGCATTGGTCTGACGCGCTGTGCGGATGCCGTGGCACTACAGGCCGCGTGGGAGAGCGTGCGCCGTTTGGGCGAGCAATTTTTTAGCGATGCAGGCGTCTTTCTCGAACGCTGTATCGATCGGGCGCGTCACGTCGAAGTACAGATTTTTGGCGATGGTAAAGGCCGCGTGGTGGCGCTGGGCGAACGTGATTGCTCATTGCAGCGGCGCAACCAGAAAGTGGTGGAAGAAACGCCCGCACCGCACTTGCCGGACGCTACACGCGCGGCGCTGCTGGCCTCGGCGGTGAAGCTGGGTGAGCTGGTTAACTATCGCAGTGCGGGAACGGTGGAGTATATCTACGATGCTGAACGCGATGCGTTCTTTTTCCTCGAAGTGAATACTCGTTTACAAGTGGAGCATCCGGTGACGGAGTGTGTCACCGGGCTGGATCTGGTCGAATGTATGCTGCGTGTTGCGGCGGATGAAGCGCTGGACTGGACGCCATTGACGCAGGCACCGCGTGGTGCCGCGATTGAAGTCCGTCTTTATGCGGAAGATCCGCTGAAAAACTTCCAGCCCAGCCCCGGCGTGCTGACCGAAGTGGCGTTTCCCGACGGCGTGCGGGTCGACGGCTGGGTAAGCACCGGCACCGAAGTATCGTCATATTACGATCCGATGATCGCTAAGCTGATCGTTCATGCGGAAAATCGCGAACTGGCGCTGGAGAAGATGCAGCAGGCGCTGAATGCTACGCGTTTGCACGGTATTGCCACCAACCTCGATTACCTGCGCCAGATTGTCGCTACCGACGCATTCCGTAATGGAACCGTGTGGACGCGGATGCTCGACAGCTTTACACCATCTGCCTCGGTGATTGAAGTGATTCAACCCGGTACCTGGAGCAGCGTGCAAGACTATCCCGGACGCCTTGGCTATTGGGATATCGGCGTGCCGCCGTCCGGCCCGATGGACGATTTCGCGTTCCGGTTGGCGAATCGCATCGTCGGTAACGATGAGGCCGCCGCAGGGCTGGAATTTACGTTACAAGGGCCGACGCTGCGCTTCCACTGCGAGGCAGTGATTGCACTGACGGGCGCTGACTGCCCGGCGATATTGGATGGTGAAAAGGTGCCATATTGGCAGCCTGTGACGGTAACCGCGGGGCAAACGCTGACTCTGGGGCGTGCACAGTCTGGCTGTCGCACCTATCTGGCGGTGCGTAACGGCATCGATGTGCCGCAGTATCTCGGTAGCCGTTCGACGTTCGCGCTCGGGGAATTTGGCGGCCATGCCGGAAGAACGCTGCGCGTAGCGGATATGCTGGCGATTTCTCAACCCCATTTACCCGCTTGCACCACACCCGCGCCCGTAAGCGCGCCGCAGGCCGTGGACGCGGCACTGATTCCGCAATACGGCGATGCGTGGCGTATTGGCGTGCTCTATGGTCCGCACGGCGCGCCAGATTTCTTTACCCACGCGGCAATTGATGAGTTTTTCGCTGCAGAATGGCAGGTGCACTACAACTCAAACCGACTGGGCGTGCGTCTGGTCGGGCCAAAACCTACCTGGACGCGGGCAAACGGCGGCGAGGCGGGTCTGCATCCTTCCAACGTTCACGACTGTGAATACGCCATCGGCGCAGTGAATTTTACGGGTGATTTCCCGGTGATCCTCACGCGTGACGGGCCGAGTCTGGGCGGATTTGTCTGTCCGGTGACGATTGCCAAAGCGGAACTGTGGAAAGTCGGTCAAGTTAAACCCGGCGATCGTATTCGTTTCCATCCCATCAGCGCGGATGAAGCACTGGCATTGGAACAGGCGCAGTCTGACTGCGTTTCCTCGCTGGGAGCCGCTCACGCGCCTGCGTTTGACGTCCCCTCGCTGGCGACGACAGAACACGGTTCTGCAACCGTGCTGGCTGCGGTACCGGCCACCGCGACTACGCCAGCCGCCGTGTATCGTCAGGCAGGGGATAACTACATCCTGATTGAATACGGCGAGAACGTGCTGGATCTGGCACTGCGGTTGCGCGTTCATCTGTTAATGGCGGCGATCCGCGCTTCAGAGACCGCAGGGATCGAAGAACTGTCGCCCGGCGTGCGTTCGCTACAGGTGCGTTACGACAGTCGGGTTCTCCGTCAACGTGCGCTGCTGGACGTATTACTGCATCTGGAAAGCCAGCTGGGCGACGTCAGCCAGATGACAGTGCCGTCGCGTATCGTCCATTTGCCGATGGCGTTTGAAGACAGCGCCACGCTCGGCGCGGTGGAACGTTACCGTGAAACCGTACGCGCCAGCGCGCCCTGGCTGCCGAATAATGTCGATTTTATTCAACGCATTAATGGCTTGGCGAGCCGTGACGACGTGCGCGACATCATTTTTGATGCCAGCTACCTGATTCTGGGGCTGGGTGACGTTTATCTCGGCGCGCCCTGTGCGGTGCCAGTCGATCCGCGTCACCGCTTATTGAGTTCCAAATACAATCCGGCACGCACCTTTACCGCCGAAGGCACGGTCGGCATCGGCGGCATGTACATGTGCATCTATGGCATGGATTCGCCGGGCGGCTATCAACTGGTGGGGCGCACGCTGCCTATCTGGAACAAATTCCTCAAAAACGATCAGTTCATTACGGGTGAACCCTGGCTGCTGCGTTTCTTCGATCAGGTGCGGTTTTATCCGGTCAGCGAAGCCGAACTGACGGCGCTGCGTGATGACTTCCGTGAAGGACGCGCCGCGATTCGCATCGAAGAAACCGAGTTTGATTTTGCTGAGCACTCACGTTTCCTGACGGATCAGGCCGACGACATTGCCGCTTTCCGTCAGCGTCAGGCCACGGCGTTTGAAACAGAAGTCGCGCTGTGGCAGCAGGAGGATGAGAGTGCGCCGCAGGAAATCGTTTCTACCGCGCCTGTGGAGAACGACGAGAGCGCGTTTCAGGTGAGTGCGGACATGAACGGCAACATCTGGAAAGTGCTGGTGAACGTGGGGGATGCCATCGAAGCCGGACAGCCACTGATTATCGTCGAAGCCATGAAGATGGAACTGACGATTAGCGCACCGCAGTCTGGTCGGGTGAAACGCATCGGCTGCCAGCCGGGTCGACCGGTCAGCCCCGGCGATGCGTTGCTATGGCTGGAGTAA
- the urtB gene encoding urea ABC transporter permease subunit UrtB — protein MADIAMINRQLSTLVLSLCLMLPWLAQAGSAADFAAASRTQQAELLQQWAAAPEPARLPLLQALRNESVVLDQNQQPFRDVQGTLTPLEGNAEPVGATKKLFMNNRLRVLVATALASHQLVSDDVATRLNAVRQLQSESSAEQLPLLMQRLEVEKDAQVHDALNIAIATRQLSDANPLVRLDAVKRLGQTGDPQMQALLQPLTQAQNESDTGVRAAAQASLDQIKQSLIVGDLLGQAFTGLSLGSILLLAALGLAITYGLLGVINMAHGEMLMLGAYATWLVQSLCQQFAPGWLAYYPLLALPVAFFITAGVGMALERTVIRHLYGRPLETLLATWGISLMLIQLVRMLFGTQNLEVANPAWLSGGLRVLPNLVLPYNRIAVILFVLGVLLLTWILLNKTRLGMNVRAVTQNRAMADCCGVPTGRVDMLAFGLGSGIAGLGGVALSQLGNVGPELGQGYIIDSFLVVVLGGVGQLAGTVVAAFSLGILNKVLEPQIGAVLGKIVILVLIVLFIQKRPQGLFAFKGRVID, from the coding sequence ATGGCGGACATTGCGATGATTAATCGTCAATTATCTACGCTTGTGCTGTCGCTGTGTCTGATGCTTCCCTGGCTGGCCCAAGCTGGGTCTGCGGCCGATTTCGCCGCCGCCAGCCGCACGCAGCAGGCCGAACTGTTGCAGCAATGGGCCGCAGCGCCGGAACCGGCGCGTTTGCCGCTGTTACAGGCGCTGCGTAATGAATCGGTGGTACTCGATCAGAATCAGCAGCCGTTTAGGGATGTGCAGGGTACGTTAACGCCGCTGGAAGGGAACGCGGAACCGGTTGGCGCGACGAAGAAACTCTTTATGAACAACCGCCTGCGCGTGCTGGTTGCCACCGCGCTGGCCTCACATCAGCTTGTCAGCGACGATGTCGCCACTCGCCTGAATGCCGTTCGGCAGTTGCAGAGCGAGAGCAGTGCAGAACAGCTGCCGCTGTTGATGCAGCGCCTTGAGGTAGAAAAAGACGCACAGGTTCACGATGCGCTGAATATCGCCATTGCGACCCGGCAGTTAAGTGATGCCAATCCGCTGGTGCGACTTGACGCGGTCAAACGCTTAGGACAAACCGGCGATCCGCAAATGCAGGCGCTGTTACAGCCGTTAACGCAGGCACAAAATGAATCAGATACCGGCGTACGTGCGGCGGCGCAGGCAAGCCTGGATCAGATTAAACAAAGTTTGATCGTCGGCGATCTGCTGGGACAGGCGTTTACCGGCTTGTCGCTCGGCTCTATTTTGCTGCTGGCGGCATTGGGGCTGGCAATCACCTACGGGTTGCTGGGCGTCATCAACATGGCGCACGGTGAAATGCTGATGCTGGGAGCATACGCAACCTGGCTGGTGCAGTCGCTGTGTCAACAGTTTGCGCCCGGCTGGCTGGCGTATTACCCGCTGCTGGCGCTGCCTGTCGCTTTTTTCATTACCGCTGGCGTCGGGATGGCGCTGGAGCGCACGGTGATTCGTCATCTTTATGGCCGACCACTGGAAACGCTGCTGGCGACCTGGGGGATTAGCCTGATGCTGATCCAACTGGTGCGGATGCTGTTCGGGACGCAGAACCTGGAAGTGGCGAACCCCGCGTGGCTGTCTGGCGGGTTGCGTGTATTGCCGAATTTGGTGCTGCCGTATAACCGCATCGCAGTCATCCTATTTGTCCTCGGCGTGCTGCTGCTCACCTGGATCCTACTCAATAAAACCCGCCTTGGCATGAATGTGCGGGCGGTGACGCAAAACCGGGCGATGGCGGACTGCTGCGGTGTGCCGACTGGACGCGTTGATATGCTGGCTTTTGGTCTTGGTTCGGGCATCGCAGGTCTTGGCGGTGTGGCGCTGTCGCAATTGGGCAACGTCGGGCCGGAATTGGGACAAGGCTACATCATTGATTCCTTCCTCGTCGTCGTGTTGGGTGGTGTCGGGCAGCTTGCGGGAACGGTGGTGGCCGCGTTCAGCCTCGGTATTCTCAATAAGGTACTGGAACCGCAGATTGGTGCAGTGCTGGGAAAAATCGTCATTCTGGTCCTGATCGTGCTGTTTATTCAGAAACGGCCACAGGGGTTGTTTGCATTCAAAGGACGGGTGATTGACTGA
- the urtC gene encoding urea ABC transporter permease subunit UrtC — protein sequence MTQPITLTLTQRAPRIVLGLGSTMLLALLILPFLALLPAENPLAISTYTLTLIGKILCYAIVAVALDLVWGYAGLLSLGHGLFFALGGYAMGMYLMRQAAGEGMPAFMSFLSWTELPWFWAGTQYFAWALCLIVLVPGVLAFVFGWFAFRSKIKGVYFSIMTQALTYAGMLLFFRNETGFGGNNGFTGFTTLLGFPITATGTRIGLFVATVLLLIASLLVGFALARSKFGRVLTAVRDAENRLMFCGYDPKGFKLFVWTLSAVLCGLAGALYVPQVGIINPSEMSPTNSIEAAIWVALGGRGTLIGPLLGAGIVNGAKSWFTVAFPEYWLFFLGLMFILVTLFLPRGVIGLLRRKKHD from the coding sequence ATGACGCAACCCATAACACTAACCCTGACGCAGCGCGCGCCGCGGATCGTGCTTGGCCTCGGTTCAACGATGTTGCTGGCCTTGCTAATCCTGCCATTTCTCGCGCTGCTGCCCGCAGAGAACCCGCTGGCGATCTCCACCTATACGCTGACGCTGATCGGTAAAATTCTGTGCTACGCGATCGTTGCCGTAGCGCTGGATCTGGTGTGGGGCTATGCCGGGCTGTTATCGCTCGGTCATGGTCTGTTTTTCGCGCTGGGCGGCTACGCGATGGGCATGTACCTGATGCGGCAGGCTGCTGGTGAGGGCATGCCTGCGTTTATGTCCTTTCTGTCGTGGACGGAACTGCCGTGGTTCTGGGCGGGAACCCAGTATTTCGCCTGGGCGTTGTGCCTGATCGTGCTGGTGCCGGGCGTGCTGGCGTTTGTGTTCGGCTGGTTCGCATTCCGCTCCAAAATCAAGGGCGTGTATTTCTCAATCATGACGCAGGCGTTGACCTACGCTGGCATGCTGCTGTTCTTCCGTAACGAAACTGGCTTTGGCGGCAATAACGGATTTACCGGTTTTACTACGCTGCTGGGCTTCCCCATTACGGCCACGGGTACGCGCATTGGGCTGTTTGTCGCCACCGTATTGTTGTTGATTGCCAGCCTGCTGGTGGGATTTGCGCTGGCGCGCAGTAAATTTGGCCGGGTGCTGACGGCGGTGCGCGATGCGGAAAACCGGCTGATGTTCTGCGGTTACGATCCGAAAGGCTTCAAGCTGTTTGTCTGGACGCTCTCCGCCGTGCTGTGCGGGCTGGCAGGGGCGCTGTATGTACCACAGGTCGGTATCATCAATCCCAGCGAAATGTCGCCAACCAATTCTATCGAGGCCGCCATTTGGGTGGCGCTGGGTGGACGTGGGACGCTGATCGGACCGCTGCTCGGTGCGGGTATCGTCAACGGGGCGAAAAGCTGGTTTACCGTGGCCTTTCCTGAGTACTGGCTGTTCTTTCTAGGACTGATGTTTATTCTCGTCACGCTATTTTTACCGCGTGGGGTGATTGGATTGTTGAGGAGGAAGAAACATGACTGA
- the urtA gene encoding urea ABC transporter substrate-binding protein has translation MKRRSLLKVFALSATVVGMGLTWSVQAADTIKVGIMHSLSGTMAISETPLKDVALMTIDEINAKGGVLGKKLEPVVVDPASNWPLFAEKARQLLTQDKAAVVFGCWTSVSRKSVLPVFEELNGLLFYPVQYEGEEMSPNVFYTGAAPNQQAIPAVEYLMSEDGGAAKRFFLLGTDYVYPRTTNKILRAFLHSKGVQDKDIEEVYTPFGHSDYQTIVSNIKKFSTGGKTAVVSTINGDSNVPFYKELANQGIKATDVPVVAFSVGEEELRGIDTKPLVGHLAAWNYFESVDNPTNADFVEAYKAYAKAKNLPNAGTVVTNDPMEATYVGIHMWAQAVEKAGTTDVDKVRAAMAGQTFAAPDGFTLTMDKTNHHLHKPVMIGEIEENGQFNVVWQTDKPVRAQPWSPYIAGNDKKPDHPIKAAQ, from the coding sequence ATGAAAAGACGTTCATTGCTAAAAGTTTTTGCGCTTTCTGCGACAGTGGTTGGCATGGGGTTGACCTGGAGCGTGCAGGCGGCAGACACCATCAAAGTCGGCATTATGCATTCGCTGTCCGGCACGATGGCGATTTCAGAAACGCCGCTGAAGGATGTGGCGCTGATGACCATTGATGAAATCAATGCCAAAGGCGGCGTGTTGGGTAAAAAACTGGAACCGGTGGTGGTCGACCCCGCTTCGAACTGGCCGCTGTTTGCCGAGAAAGCACGCCAATTGCTGACGCAGGATAAAGCAGCGGTGGTGTTCGGCTGCTGGACATCGGTATCGCGTAAATCGGTCCTGCCAGTATTTGAGGAACTGAACGGGTTGCTGTTCTATCCGGTGCAGTATGAAGGCGAAGAAATGTCGCCAAATGTGTTCTACACCGGCGCGGCACCGAATCAGCAGGCGATCCCTGCGGTGGAATACCTGATGAGCGAAGATGGTGGGGCAGCGAAGCGCTTCTTCCTGCTGGGTACTGACTATGTGTATCCGCGTACCACCAATAAGATTTTGCGCGCCTTCCTGCATTCCAAAGGCGTTCAGGACAAAGATATTGAGGAAGTCTATACACCGTTTGGTCATAGCGATTACCAGACCATCGTGTCCAACATTAAGAAGTTCTCGACGGGAGGAAAGACCGCCGTCGTATCCACCATCAACGGTGATTCCAACGTGCCGTTCTATAAAGAGCTGGCGAATCAGGGAATCAAAGCGACCGATGTCCCCGTTGTTGCGTTCTCGGTCGGTGAAGAGGAACTGCGTGGCATCGACACTAAACCGCTGGTCGGTCATTTAGCGGCATGGAACTACTTTGAATCGGTAGATAACCCAACCAACGCCGACTTCGTAGAAGCCTACAAAGCCTATGCCAAAGCGAAAAACCTGCCGAACGCCGGCACGGTGGTGACTAACGATCCGATGGAAGCGACCTATGTGGGCATTCATATGTGGGCGCAGGCGGTAGAGAAAGCAGGCACCACGGACGTGGATAAAGTCCGCGCCGCGATGGCTGGCCAAACCTTTGCCGCGCCAGATGGCTTTACGCTGACGATGGACAAGACCAACCACCATCTGCACAAGCCAGTGATGATTGGCGAGATTGAGGAAAACGGCCAGTTCAACGTGGTCTGGCAAACGGATAAACCGGTTCGCGCGCAGCCGTGGAGCCCGTACATCGCTGGCAATGATAAGAAACCCGATCATCCAATCAAAGCCGCACAGTAA